Proteins from a single region of Belliella baltica DSM 15883:
- a CDS encoding MauE/DoxX family redox-associated membrane protein, giving the protein MKYLNSFITFGLSFLLLYSAFEKIFNFNAFIIGIGSGNLIPSYWSYYLAHIVVVLKVVTAILVFVLKRNILVYLSVVILVVFYMVVYFTTSLQNCGCSLFLERINPLTNQLILIFLLGFSLFNLIREKILKS; this is encoded by the coding sequence ATGAAATACTTGAATAGTTTTATTACGTTTGGACTTTCCTTTTTATTGTTATATTCAGCATTCGAGAAAATATTTAATTTCAATGCATTTATTATTGGAATTGGGTCTGGTAATTTAATACCATCTTATTGGAGTTATTATTTAGCCCACATTGTTGTTGTCCTCAAAGTCGTAACAGCTATTTTAGTTTTTGTATTAAAACGAAACATCCTTGTGTATCTTTCAGTTGTCATATTGGTGGTTTTTTACATGGTTGTTTATTTTACTACAAGCCTCCAGAATTGTGGTTGTTCATTATTTTTGGAAAGGATAAATCCATTGACTAATCAACTGATCTTAATATTTCTTTTAGGTTTTTCTCTCTTCAATTTGATAAGAGAAAAAATTTTAAAGAGTTGA